From a region of the Thermosipho melanesiensis BI429 genome:
- a CDS encoding bifunctional 4-hydroxy-3-methylbut-2-enyl diphosphate reductase/30S ribosomal protein S1, translating to MQIVVAEGIGFCFGVENAVSKAKELLKKGLSVWTDDDIVHNKSVMKELYDMGLSKEKGDVFLVRAHGLPKDVLDDLKKRYKVEDLTCSIVKNLFKTVAEIEKKGYKIVVFGKKEHPEMKALKSYCENATITDIPLPINAKRIAIASQTTMSYTDFEFFVNKITEMSKFDDIKIINSICNITYNREKEAEKISKIVDLMVVVGGKHSSNTTKLYKISSKYTKSMHIELPEELIELPKGVKKIGVISGTSTPKNIVEKVILRLKELGGMLQMDGNFEKLLESYLYDDVRRGTEVMGTVLRKGETELFVNFGWRAEGIVSSDELVKDLSEYNIGDKLKLLVIKIDEEDGMAFLSEKRVYLKNIRNILREKFEKGEKVIGKIISRNKGGYDVLIDNVFKAFLPKSESMIYGDNIPDYTMEFKIIKFEDKRKLNVVVSRKALVKEQVERFFKERKKGDIVEGIVKRIEDFGAFVRVAEGIEGLLPNSEVSYDYEISAMDVLGEGQSVKLYLKEIDPTNKKLIFSLKELMPNPWNNVEKKYKIGEVVSGKVKKIMPYGFFVNLEPGIDGFVHIDDVFWGKRGNIKDIISEGDFVKLVVKEIDKENKKIRLSYKEVKGDPWENIEEKYPLGNVVTGIVRVVFDKGVIIDIEEGISGYCPISEISWNYISHPTDVIGEGNKVKAVVLDLDKENRKIRLSIKRTVENPWEKFKQQHKVGDIIKVKLVKELKNGYSANVEGIEVYVPKSHIVSDINVSDDLEVKIINIKTDGEILRVVVSEKEKENEKVLDEIKNEAEKERYTSIERKVKNGDSSDSGEE from the coding sequence TTTTGGTGTTGAAAACGCCGTTTCAAAAGCAAAAGAACTTTTGAAGAAGGGATTAAGTGTTTGGACTGATGATGATATAGTACATAACAAATCAGTGATGAAAGAACTTTACGATATGGGTTTATCTAAGGAAAAAGGTGATGTGTTTCTGGTTAGAGCTCATGGACTGCCGAAAGATGTTTTGGATGATTTGAAAAAAAGGTATAAGGTAGAGGATTTAACTTGTAGTATTGTTAAGAATTTATTTAAAACTGTTGCTGAGATTGAAAAAAAAGGATACAAAATTGTTGTCTTTGGAAAAAAAGAACATCCAGAAATGAAAGCATTAAAAAGTTATTGTGAAAATGCGACTATAACGGATATTCCACTTCCGATAAATGCAAAAAGGATAGCAATTGCTAGTCAAACAACTATGTCATATACAGATTTTGAATTTTTTGTAAATAAGATTACTGAGATGTCTAAATTTGATGATATTAAAATAATTAACAGTATTTGCAATATAACGTATAACCGAGAAAAGGAAGCGGAAAAGATTTCGAAAATAGTTGATTTAATGGTCGTAGTTGGTGGTAAACATAGTTCAAATACAACAAAGTTGTATAAAATCTCTTCGAAATATACTAAGAGTATGCATATTGAATTACCAGAAGAATTAATTGAATTACCCAAGGGGGTAAAGAAAATAGGTGTAATAAGTGGGACTTCTACACCGAAAAATATAGTTGAAAAAGTAATATTAAGATTAAAAGAATTAGGAGGGATGCTGCAAATGGATGGTAACTTTGAAAAACTTTTAGAAAGCTATTTGTATGACGACGTAAGAAGAGGAACAGAAGTTATGGGAACAGTTTTAAGAAAGGGAGAAACAGAGCTATTTGTTAATTTTGGTTGGAGAGCGGAGGGGATAGTTTCAAGTGATGAATTGGTAAAAGATTTAAGTGAATATAATATCGGTGATAAATTAAAATTGTTAGTAATAAAGATTGATGAAGAAGACGGTATGGCATTTCTTTCGGAAAAAAGGGTTTATCTTAAAAATATAAGAAATATATTGAGAGAGAAATTTGAGAAAGGCGAAAAAGTTATTGGGAAAATAATATCAAGAAATAAGGGTGGCTATGATGTATTAATAGATAATGTATTCAAGGCATTTTTACCCAAGAGTGAATCAATGATTTATGGAGATAATATCCCAGATTATACTATGGAATTTAAAATAATAAAGTTTGAAGATAAAAGAAAATTAAATGTAGTTGTATCGCGAAAAGCATTAGTTAAAGAACAAGTTGAGAGATTTTTCAAAGAGAGAAAAAAGGGAGATATAGTGGAAGGTATTGTAAAAAGAATAGAGGATTTTGGTGCATTTGTCAGGGTAGCAGAAGGTATTGAAGGTTTATTACCAAATTCAGAAGTATCTTATGATTATGAAATTAGCGCAATGGATGTATTAGGTGAAGGACAAAGTGTAAAGTTATATTTAAAGGAAATCGATCCAACAAACAAGAAGTTAATTTTCAGTTTAAAAGAGTTAATGCCAAATCCGTGGAATAACGTTGAAAAGAAATATAAAATTGGTGAAGTTGTTAGTGGAAAGGTGAAAAAGATAATGCCTTATGGTTTTTTTGTTAATCTTGAACCTGGTATTGATGGTTTTGTGCATATCGATGATGTATTTTGGGGAAAAAGAGGGAATATAAAAGATATAATTAGTGAAGGTGATTTTGTTAAGTTAGTTGTAAAAGAAATAGATAAAGAAAATAAAAAGATAAGATTAAGTTATAAAGAAGTAAAAGGTGATCCATGGGAAAATATTGAGGAAAAATATCCATTAGGAAATGTAGTTACTGGAATTGTAAGAGTAGTATTTGATAAAGGGGTTATTATTGACATTGAAGAAGGAATAAGTGGGTATTGTCCTATTTCGGAAATTTCATGGAATTATATTTCTCATCCCACTGATGTGATTGGGGAGGGAAATAAAGTTAAAGCTGTCGTTTTAGATTTAGATAAGGAAAATAGAAAGATAAGGTTGAGTATAAAAAGAACAGTTGAAAATCCATGGGAGAAATTTAAACAACAGCACAAAGTAGGGGATATAATAAAAGTTAAATTGGTAAAGGAATTAAAAAATGGTTATAGTGCAAATGTAGAAGGTATTGAGGTTTATGTGCCAAAATCACACATTGTTTCTGATATTAATGTGAGTGATGATTTAGAAGTGAAGATTATTAATATAAAAACAGATGGAGAGATTTTACGAGTAGTTGTAAGTGAAAAAGAAAAAGAAAATGAAAAAGTTCTTGACGAGATAAAAAATGAAGCTGAAAAGGAAAGATATACCTCCATTGAAAGGAAGGTAAAAAATGGCGACAGTTCTGATAGTGGGGAAGAGTAA
- the der gene encoding ribosome biogenesis GTPase Der: protein MATVLIVGKSNVGKSTLFNKLIGKKKSIVDNKEGVTRDAVSDRVSYFGKSFKLIDTCGIFERPEDIISERLKNLTLNMLSEGDIIIFVVDGKYGLTSEDYHLADLLRKSNSDVILVVNKSENEKKVFVNFDDFYSLGFGEPLFISAEQGKNIDRLIEEVIKRLEKKGLKLEEEEEKDSIIRVALIGRPNAGKSTLFNGILERERALVTPIPGTTRDAIDELVEINGKKYLFIDTAGLRRKSKVEYKSIDMYSNVRSIKSIELSDVVVFVIDSLEGITHQDQKIAGIAENRGKATVVVFNKIDLVKNFKYRKQEFIEHFMERLYFVSYSPVVFVSAQERYGIGKLIKAIKEAYNSLFYRVQTSAVNAVIQRMIMFSPPPRGLKIYYGAQVDVKPPTFLFFTNGKKVPEFYQNNIRKIIRENIYHFTGAPIFLKFKNRH, encoded by the coding sequence ATGGCGACAGTTCTGATAGTGGGGAAGAGTAATGTTGGAAAATCCACACTTTTCAATAAACTTATTGGAAAGAAAAAGTCAATTGTAGATAATAAAGAAGGGGTTACAAGGGATGCGGTTAGTGACCGCGTCTCCTATTTTGGAAAATCGTTTAAATTAATAGATACCTGTGGAATTTTTGAAAGACCTGAGGATATAATTTCTGAAAGGTTGAAAAATTTAACTTTAAATATGTTGAGTGAAGGTGATATAATAATATTTGTTGTTGATGGAAAATATGGTCTAACATCAGAAGATTATCATCTGGCGGATTTATTGAGAAAATCAAATTCAGATGTAATTTTGGTAGTAAATAAATCTGAGAATGAAAAAAAAGTTTTTGTAAATTTTGATGATTTTTATAGTTTAGGTTTTGGAGAACCTTTGTTTATATCAGCTGAACAGGGAAAAAATATTGATAGGTTAATTGAAGAGGTTATAAAAAGACTTGAGAAAAAAGGATTAAAGCTTGAAGAAGAGGAAGAAAAGGATTCTATAATTAGGGTAGCGTTAATTGGAAGACCTAACGCGGGAAAATCCACATTGTTTAATGGTATTTTGGAGCGAGAAAGGGCTTTGGTTACACCTATTCCAGGTACAACAAGAGATGCTATTGATGAGTTAGTTGAAATTAATGGAAAAAAATATCTATTTATTGATACTGCTGGATTGAGAAGGAAAAGTAAGGTGGAATATAAGAGTATAGATATGTATAGTAATGTTAGATCAATAAAGAGTATAGAGTTGTCTGATGTTGTAGTGTTTGTTATAGATTCTCTAGAAGGAATTACCCACCAAGATCAGAAAATTGCAGGAATTGCAGAAAATAGAGGGAAGGCTACTGTTGTAGTCTTTAATAAGATTGATTTAGTAAAAAATTTTAAATATAGAAAACAAGAGTTTATTGAACACTTTATGGAGAGGTTGTACTTTGTAAGTTATAGTCCAGTGGTTTTTGTAAGTGCACAAGAAAGGTATGGAATAGGAAAATTGATTAAGGCTATAAAGGAGGCATATAATTCTTTGTTTTATAGAGTTCAAACAAGTGCTGTAAACGCTGTTATTCAAAGAATGATAATGTTTAGTCCTCCACCAAGGGGGTTAAAGATTTATTACGGAGCACAGGTTGATGTTAAGCCACCAACATTTTTATTTTTTACCAATGGAAAAAAGGTACCGGAATTTTATCAAAATAACATAAGGAAAATTATAAGAGAAAATATTTATCATTTTACCGGGGCGCCAATATTTTTGAAATTTAAAAATAGACATTAA
- a CDS encoding BMP family lipoprotein produces MKKFFLLFLTLIVVDMFAFKVIMVTDVGGLGDGSFMDGTWSGIVKACEELGVEYGVIQSKEQGDYVSNLSKAAEQADVVFAVGFLMSDAFYKVAQQYPETYFVGIDFDSGTILANVMTFTFKEQEGSFLTGYLAAGMTKTGKVAIIGGIPIPPVKRYEIGFRAGVRAYNQIHNANIEVKVVYSNSFTDPKKGKELAQSLIGEGVDIIQQACGGTALGIIEAIKEENYKNVPNGDLKGLLDYMYDNIGYFMLGGDIEQEPQAPGHILASAIKRVDVASYLGVKKAYNGEWQPGNIELGLKEEGEGISRMRYTKGLVPDSLIYEIEYLTGLVKDGKLIIPSTEEELNAMRIKISF; encoded by the coding sequence ATGAAAAAATTTTTTTTGCTTTTTTTAACCTTGATTGTTGTTGATATGTTTGCTTTTAAGGTCATTATGGTGACGGATGTAGGGGGGTTAGGAGACGGGTCATTTATGGATGGTACATGGTCTGGAATTGTTAAAGCGTGTGAGGAACTTGGAGTAGAATATGGTGTGATCCAATCGAAAGAGCAAGGAGATTATGTAAGTAACTTAAGTAAAGCAGCAGAACAAGCAGATGTTGTTTTTGCAGTGGGATTTTTGATGTCCGATGCATTTTATAAGGTTGCACAACAATATCCTGAAACATATTTTGTTGGTATTGATTTTGATAGCGGGACTATATTGGCCAATGTTATGACTTTTACATTCAAAGAGCAAGAAGGAAGTTTTTTAACAGGATATTTAGCAGCAGGGATGACAAAAACTGGAAAAGTTGCTATAATTGGTGGTATCCCCATACCACCTGTAAAAAGATATGAGATTGGTTTTAGGGCAGGGGTTAGGGCTTATAATCAAATTCATAATGCAAATATCGAAGTAAAGGTGGTTTATTCAAATTCATTTACAGATCCAAAGAAAGGAAAAGAACTTGCCCAGTCGCTTATTGGAGAGGGAGTGGACATCATCCAGCAGGCTTGTGGAGGTACCGCTCTTGGGATAATTGAAGCGATAAAGGAGGAAAATTACAAAAATGTTCCAAATGGAGATTTGAAAGGTTTATTAGATTATATGTATGATAATATTGGCTATTTTATGCTTGGAGGGGATATTGAACAAGAGCCCCAGGCACCAGGGCATATACTAGCAAGTGCAATAAAGAGAGTAGATGTTGCAAGTTATTTGGGAGTAAAGAAAGCGTATAATGGCGAGTGGCAACCAGGAAATATCGAGTTAGGTTTAAAAGAAGAAGGAGAAGGTATTAGTAGAATGAGATACACGAAAGGATTAGTCCCAGATAGTTTAATTTACGAAATAGAATATTTGACAGGTTTGGTGAAAGATGGAAAATTAATTATACCATCTACAGAGGAAGAGTTGAATGCTATGAGAATAAAAATATCATTTTAG
- a CDS encoding ABC transporter substrate-binding protein translates to MLKKINFWGWFSILSVLLVIQFLYWYVYRSNVYAFFYSLKNSSHNVVNEYNGNLKLYSLNEDAIRVETIKNVKARGINIIVGPNFSSTGAKIFQFLEKYDLVSFSPSITSTKLLKQTNRIISMVPTNEYQIKSIMEFLKEKNVQKVLLVLDPFNKEYANEFLMILDVFEGKYKYFYTVTNFSENLDDYDAIVLTLAPKYASDFLWYFAKYYKGIILGTDSVFDEILNTLPTLSNFYIVNFGFKSYDWSNEAILKIFDILSKHKFISTNQFINFLLGHDIYDGISLTKDGVINKGIKIVNFEEFRKENR, encoded by the coding sequence ATGTTGAAAAAGATAAATTTTTGGGGTTGGTTTTCGATTTTAAGTGTATTACTAGTTATACAATTTTTATACTGGTATGTATATAGATCTAATGTATATGCATTTTTCTATTCATTAAAAAATTCATCGCATAATGTGGTTAATGAATATAACGGAAATTTAAAGTTGTATTCCTTAAATGAGGATGCGATAAGGGTTGAAACAATTAAGAATGTAAAGGCAAGAGGAATAAATATAATTGTTGGGCCTAATTTTAGTAGTACTGGTGCAAAGATATTCCAATTTCTTGAAAAGTACGACCTTGTTTCATTTTCACCAAGTATTACTTCTACAAAGTTGTTGAAACAAACAAATAGAATTATTTCAATGGTTCCAACAAATGAATATCAAATAAAAAGCATTATGGAATTTTTAAAGGAGAAAAATGTGCAAAAAGTTTTGTTGGTTTTGGATCCATTTAATAAAGAGTATGCAAATGAATTTTTAATGATTTTGGATGTTTTTGAAGGAAAATACAAATATTTTTATACAGTAACCAATTTTTCAGAAAATTTGGATGATTATGATGCAATTGTTTTGACCCTTGCGCCAAAATATGCTTCAGACTTTTTATGGTATTTTGCAAAATATTATAAAGGTATTATTTTGGGAACTGATTCTGTATTTGATGAAATATTAAACACTCTTCCAACGTTATCAAATTTTTATATTGTAAACTTTGGTTTTAAGAGTTATGATTGGTCAAATGAAGCTATTTTGAAAATATTTGATATACTTTCTAAACACAAATTTATTTCAACAAATCAGTTTATTAATTTTCTTTTAGGGCATGATATTTACGATGGAATTAGTCTTACAAAAGATGGTGTTATAAATAAAGGTATAAAGATAGTTAATTTTGAAGAGTTTAGAAAGGAGAATAGATAA
- a CDS encoding HD-GYP domain-containing protein, whose translation MKSLERRIDKLKAAKSFLTFAYLILIVFIVVIFNYFVKTTLEDSSIVFTKYFDNLILNKQFLVAKLDSDFFDPVLNRSFKGILNEGPNKYIKGIYYAFDTLKYVERCENGYCLYEIPIYLFNLNIDSIKYYDVIVSDKVVFSSENLKIGSNYEKGFFEESTISEFGFTFVVGYKTKFVLMFNLYIVLIFTIAYFLSYFLFYNEEKKIKRMDNVLKNLNKELIKVYEDFEKNKELKEFNISKTHIESVNVLQENINKLFVEFKRIFGEYERTAQMLESTMAELEETNAELVEKNLQIISALAEAVELKDSVTGNHSRNVMELSLYLAKKFNIKEPAEIEAIKYGAILHDIGKIGIPEHILNKPGKLNDEEFEIMKKHTIYGEKIIKAIPGWSLVADIIRHHHENWDGSGYPDGLKDGEISLRAQIVSIVDVFVALTEDRPYRKGLTIEKTLSIMKEMVGIKFSEKLFEKFLEVLREKGYLS comes from the coding sequence TTGAAGAGTTTAGAAAGGAGAATAGATAAGTTGAAGGCAGCAAAAAGCTTTCTAACTTTTGCTTATTTGATATTAATAGTTTTTATTGTGGTTATATTTAATTATTTTGTGAAAACAACATTAGAAGATTCTTCGATTGTTTTTACAAAATATTTTGATAATTTAATTTTAAATAAGCAATTTTTAGTGGCAAAACTTGATAGTGATTTTTTTGATCCTGTTCTCAATCGTAGTTTCAAAGGCATTTTAAATGAGGGACCAAATAAATATATTAAGGGAATTTATTATGCTTTTGATACTTTAAAATACGTAGAAAGGTGCGAAAATGGGTATTGCTTGTATGAAATTCCCATATATCTTTTTAATTTAAATATAGATTCTATTAAATATTACGATGTGATTGTTAGTGATAAAGTGGTTTTTTCAAGTGAAAATTTAAAGATAGGAAGTAATTATGAAAAAGGTTTTTTTGAGGAAAGTACTATTTCAGAATTTGGATTTACGTTTGTTGTAGGGTATAAAACCAAGTTCGTGCTAATGTTTAATTTGTATATTGTTTTGATATTTACAATTGCTTATTTTCTATCTTATTTTCTTTTTTATAACGAGGAGAAAAAAATTAAAAGAATGGATAATGTGCTGAAAAATCTTAATAAGGAATTGATAAAGGTCTATGAAGATTTTGAAAAAAATAAAGAATTAAAGGAATTTAATATATCCAAAACACATATTGAAAGTGTAAATGTTTTGCAGGAGAATATAAATAAACTTTTTGTGGAATTTAAAAGAATCTTTGGTGAATATGAAAGAACTGCACAAATGTTGGAATCGACGATGGCAGAATTGGAAGAAACTAATGCGGAATTGGTAGAGAAGAATTTACAAATAATATCTGCACTTGCAGAAGCAGTTGAGTTAAAAGATTCTGTGACGGGTAATCATTCAAGAAATGTTATGGAATTGTCATTATATTTGGCAAAAAAGTTTAATATAAAGGAACCTGCTGAGATTGAAGCAATCAAGTATGGTGCGATATTGCATGATATTGGTAAAATAGGTATACCTGAACATATTTTGAATAAGCCTGGAAAACTAAACGATGAAGAATTTGAAATAATGAAAAAACACACAATCTATGGAGAAAAGATTATTAAAGCAATTCCAGGGTGGTCGCTTGTTGCGGATATAATCAGGCATCACCATGAAAATTGGGATGGTAGTGGTTATCCAGATGGATTGAAAGATGGCGAAATTAGTTTGAGAGCTCAAATTGTTTCGATCGTTGATGTTTTTGTTGCGCTAACAGAGGATAGGCCGTATAGAAAAGGATTAACAATTGAAAAAACATTGAGTATTATGAAGGAAATGGTTGGTATAAAATTTTCTGAAAAATTATTTGAAAAATTTTTGGAAGTATTAAGGGAAAAAGGATATTTAAGTTGA
- the rpmH gene encoding 50S ribosomal protein L34 yields MKRTYQPSRIKRKRTHGFLARKKTTGGRRVLKNRRRKGRWRLTV; encoded by the coding sequence ATGAAAAGGACATATCAACCATCAAGAATTAAAAGGAAAAGAACACATGGGTTTTTAGCTAGAAAGAAGACAACAGGCGGAAGGAGAGTTTTGAAAAACAGAAGAAGAAAGGGAAGATGGAGACTAACGGTTTAA
- the rnpA gene encoding ribonuclease P protein component translates to METNGLKGNFFKKYERLKLRKDFKRLYETGKSIQVPYFVIIYLKNGFEYSRFGFSVRKKFGKAVRRNRLKRWMREVIRTNKYVIPKGYDYLIIARKHLSRDFEKITYQHFKEELLKLFARIDDEENNIGVN, encoded by the coding sequence ATGGAGACTAACGGTTTAAAAGGAAATTTCTTTAAAAAGTATGAACGCTTGAAGCTCAGGAAAGATTTTAAAAGATTATACGAAACGGGGAAGAGTATACAAGTACCATATTTTGTAATAATATATTTGAAAAATGGATTTGAATATAGTCGATTTGGTTTTTCAGTACGTAAAAAATTTGGAAAAGCTGTAAGGCGGAATAGATTAAAGAGATGGATGCGAGAAGTTATTAGAACGAATAAATATGTAATTCCAAAAGGCTATGACTATTTAATAATTGCTAGAAAGCATCTATCGAGGGATTTTGAAAAAATTACTTACCAGCATTTCAAGGAAGAGTTACTAAAATTATTTGCGAGGATTGACGATGAAGAAAATAATATTGGCGTTAATTAG
- the yidD gene encoding membrane protein insertion efficiency factor YidD, with product MKKIILALIRFYQKFISPLKPPTCIYTPTCSEYTYQAVKKFGVFKGLFLGFKRILRCNPLHEGGEDPVPDKFYIIKGRRLD from the coding sequence ATGAAGAAAATAATATTGGCGTTAATTAGATTTTATCAGAAATTTATTTCACCATTAAAACCACCAACGTGCATATATACTCCGACATGTTCGGAGTATACTTATCAAGCTGTAAAGAAATTTGGAGTATTTAAAGGTCTTTTCCTGGGCTTCAAGCGTATTTTAAGGTGTAATCCACTTCATGAAGGTGGTGAAGACCCGGTACCAGATAAGTTTTATATAATAAAAGGGAGGCGGTTGGATTGA
- the yidC gene encoding membrane protein insertase YidC produces the protein MKKIITVIFLLLSFILIAGTINVEERTDGIYVFTRFMEYKFDYNGNLVEVYRVIERRTRLFLYSNDGFDIENVNSTPTFNWQGLKDGEKYSEVTLKFDYDKMEKIYNFKEGPNYTFNVVINSTDEITVSLPRVGYEVNDRLKNNIFLSFYEKGDILSIIKFSGKTLGGNKVKGANLRFLVYIGPYKKTLIKSGFSDDYEVILEMLKTISGVGGWFDFILYPLVYFFGWINDFTKNFGLTIIVFTIIIRFVLYPLYHSQTKSMIKMRKLQPIVEQIKKKYKDPQKQQQELLKAYRENKINPASGCLMALVQLPIFIILYQVIRYYQEEFAFSGKFLIWRDLTAGGFSANWVFLIIQIVAGYYLALITSQDTRTAWQSIIMSFIFPFLFIGLPSGVFLYYTANTLIQVGITYYIYKKYKIKGLTQRELWGLPNKG, from the coding sequence TTGAAAAAAATAATTACCGTCATTTTTTTGTTGCTTTCATTTATTTTGATAGCAGGAACTATAAACGTTGAAGAAAGAACAGATGGGATTTACGTTTTTACAAGGTTTATGGAGTATAAATTTGATTATAATGGTAATTTAGTGGAAGTATATAGAGTTATTGAAAGAAGAACAAGGCTATTTCTATATTCAAACGATGGTTTTGATATAGAAAATGTGAATTCAACTCCAACGTTTAATTGGCAAGGTTTGAAGGATGGGGAAAAATATTCAGAAGTAACTTTAAAATTTGATTACGATAAGATGGAAAAAATATACAATTTTAAAGAGGGGCCAAATTATACATTTAACGTTGTAATTAACTCAACAGATGAAATAACAGTTTCCCTACCAAGAGTTGGTTACGAAGTTAACGATAGATTAAAGAACAATATTTTTCTTTCTTTTTACGAGAAAGGGGATATACTTTCAATAATTAAGTTTTCAGGAAAAACGTTAGGGGGAAATAAAGTAAAAGGTGCTAATTTAAGGTTTTTAGTATACATTGGACCTTACAAAAAGACGCTAATAAAAAGTGGTTTTTCGGATGATTATGAAGTGATTTTAGAAATGCTCAAAACAATTTCAGGTGTTGGCGGATGGTTTGACTTTATACTTTATCCTTTGGTTTATTTCTTTGGATGGATAAATGATTTTACAAAGAATTTTGGTTTAACAATAATAGTTTTTACTATTATTATACGTTTTGTGCTTTATCCTTTGTATCATTCACAGACAAAGTCAATGATAAAAATGAGAAAGCTACAACCAATAGTTGAACAAATAAAGAAAAAATACAAAGATCCACAAAAACAACAACAGGAGCTTTTAAAAGCATATAGGGAGAATAAAATTAATCCCGCAAGTGGTTGTTTAATGGCACTTGTACAGTTACCTATTTTTATAATCTTATACCAGGTAATAAGGTATTATCAAGAGGAATTTGCGTTTAGCGGAAAGTTTTTAATTTGGAGGGATTTAACCGCAGGTGGTTTTTCTGCAAATTGGGTGTTTTTAATAATCCAGATTGTAGCAGGGTATTATCTTGCCTTGATTACTAGTCAAGATACAAGAACAGCTTGGCAGAGTATTATCATGAGCTTTATTTTCCCGTTTTTATTCATTGGATTGCCAAGTGGTGTTTTCTTGTACTATACTGCAAACACGTTGATTCAAGTTGGTATAACATACTATATTTACAAAAAATATAAAATAAAGGGTTTGACACAAAGGGAACTTTGGGGATTGCCAAATAAGGGGTGA
- the jag gene encoding RNA-binding cell elongation regulator Jag/EloR, with amino-acid sequence MKVLRKLTLTGKNVEEILTIFEEDMNIKKGEYDYLVIDKGSSGFLGFLSRDAVVEVTIKKEYYERKLKEFLENVVRCFDEGISVEVFSKNNRVFIAKIKGEGIGKIIGKHGKGLGALQHIATIFLNRLSDIKITVIIDAGDYREKRKELIKNIVVNAVEKLRNGAKKIELDPMFSFERRLVHEFLKRYPDVFSYSEGVEPYRYVVIERRGKNDSFQTRKSRTYNNR; translated from the coding sequence GTGAAGGTCTTGAGAAAGCTGACACTTACAGGAAAAAATGTGGAAGAAATTTTAACAATATTTGAGGAAGATATGAATATAAAAAAAGGAGAATATGATTATTTGGTTATTGATAAAGGTTCAAGTGGTTTTTTAGGTTTTTTGTCTCGTGATGCGGTAGTTGAAGTTACGATAAAGAAAGAATACTACGAAAGAAAATTGAAAGAGTTTTTGGAAAATGTGGTAAGATGTTTTGATGAAGGAATAAGTGTAGAGGTGTTTTCAAAGAATAATAGGGTTTTTATTGCAAAGATAAAAGGAGAGGGTATCGGGAAAATAATTGGAAAACACGGAAAAGGTTTAGGTGCATTGCAGCATATTGCTACAATTTTTCTAAATAGATTGTCTGATATAAAAATTACTGTGATTATAGACGCGGGAGACTATAGGGAAAAAAGAAAGGAATTGATAAAAAATATTGTTGTAAATGCCGTTGAAAAGTTGAGAAATGGTGCAAAAAAGATAGAGTTGGATCCCATGTTTTCTTTTGAAAGAAGGTTAGTACATGAATTTTTAAAAAGATATCCAGATGTTTTTTCATATTCCGAAGGAGTTGAGCCGTATAGATATGTGGTAATTGAAAGGAGGGGAAAGAATGATAGTTTCCAAACCAGAAAGAGTAGAACCTATAATAATAGATGA
- a CDS encoding cupin domain-containing protein produces the protein MIVSKPERVEPIIIDEGKIEKRILIGSKDGAERFVMRLFKLQPGANTPYHTHDWEHEIFVVRGKIQAVSKDKKIVAEEGSFIFVKPNEEHQFVNIGDVDAEFICVIPYIPNNE, from the coding sequence ATGATAGTTTCCAAACCAGAAAGAGTAGAACCTATAATAATAGATGAAGGAAAAATTGAAAAAAGGATTTTAATTGGTTCAAAAGATGGAGCCGAAAGATTTGTAATGAGATTGTTTAAATTACAACCTGGTGCTAACACACCATATCATACCCATGATTGGGAGCATGAGATATTTGTTGTGAGGGGAAAGATACAAGCGGTATCGAAAGATAAGAAGATAGTTGCAGAAGAGGGAAGTTTTATTTTTGTTAAGCCCAATGAAGAACATCAATTTGTCAATATAGGGGATGTTGATGCAGAATTTATTTGTGTGATACCGTATATACCAAACAATGAATGA